In one Candidatus Delongbacteria bacterium genomic region, the following are encoded:
- a CDS encoding CotH kinase family protein: MPRSFFLIFLLYSIIHAKTLEIDTINQIYGANFLPVVYTIIENEERVLTDFDTLSVVINGELLEDKVIIYRGLGSITLENIPENDFSVGLEGYTESVIVKKMINPDIVILEGELSEDIVLSKDNVYKIINDLYVPKRTKMSIQTGCNIIISEDVNIEISGSMSIMDSDDDFVFFSSESNDIHWGGLRFVDCDTKQDLKKSFFISGGGNPEFNFGHSLSQPVIYIENSNIDVYQCYLIDNPGKGFGLLDSELNIYNTLISRCDTGGQENNSTVKFYKSDILEIPDSDHLIDDDDNDGFYFSGGVNCEVNECNIILTEDDAIDHNGADLKIVDCWISDIYHEGVASSNINTCYVYNTYFSNCDNGVEAGYGAPEVIVDHCTFEENNVGIKFGDSYDWGCTGTLTVTNSICYNNGDNIHNFDIQTNGPVEGAIDITYSITNDSEYDNNISCFSAIPELDSLKFIVPGSPGYGRGYDRRDLGLTDGSIISSSVKEFFIDCDPEEFEYIYEHYEEDIYIPVKLTYNGNTWNDTQMRIRGDSSRLYPKKSLKIKFDQDLFEGDREAINLNSEWEDITYMRQYLSVYLIQQNNYPNFNVDHAIIYLNNEFFGIYLLVENMDNDFLNNNNLNSDGNLYKASKDGASLSIFDDVNYHWEKKTNENSGREDLQELINKIDECKDDNIKEFLLTNFDYNKLIDVIATNILISNGSTYYHNYYMLHDSNDKWQYLHWDMDKTFDYSGGLYLPFLRTSNSLNNDNPLIEKALRNEDILDDVFDRIEYLDQNILKAPRTQFVIDSLKNVLSSYISLDQTDQIENNEDWIDNIDNLNYFINNRFSILQNQKENLPSNFELYRIDDNVLDNVKLRWEKSKSNENNSIFYNLTISPDQTFQSNETVMYTNLTDTVFTLSDIAYKDKYYWTVEAINGSYNTQGFDSRNFFNMVIPTIVPDIVDYDFTMTKSNSPYYFDKDVLFTENSKLFVEAGVEIIIKDSVNIKIMGEFVFNGKVDDTIKIHNEASGFGKFVITQNKNNNFFSYTNFDFPVNSYMDYNYLFSIEESFLSIRNCKFNTENSILYVENSEVIIDSSYFNEVKNIETFSIKSSKGKILNSIFNVRGEIDLENCYNFEITQNMMYYNSIEDFLNDDGIDLDGCNNIVISSNNIRSFPDKGISIGNSTGIFSEYNIIEKCNIGSEIKNDSSVEIDHNTFYGNNISIEIKNVSNQSIENLVLTNSILSSSNISDIVTPANENISISYCLSTDSHLIGISNIYGNPLFADPINSNYALSLNSPCIDSGDPEYKLDIDGSKTDIGAIPFRFSKVVINEINYHSLDNYDTGDWIEIYNPNEYDVSLNNWSFADSDSNKFIIKNINLKSKEFLVLFEDSTLFLNNVSIENSIGPLKFALKNSGEEIYLFNESNIIVDNVLYDDESPWPTEADGLGYTLELKDPELDNFQEVNWLASKRVGGTPGKINSSLIKDIEKNKLTCFPNPFEDIMNIKVNLVIPETFRLKIFNVYGQSLLDEEFMMDSKECILKWDAKMYSSGVYFITLEIDAKIMDLFKIVKVK, from the coding sequence ATGCCAAGAAGCTTTTTCTTGATATTTCTTTTATATTCAATTATTCATGCAAAAACTTTAGAGATTGATACGATAAATCAAATTTACGGTGCAAATTTTTTACCAGTGGTTTATACTATTATTGAAAACGAGGAAAGAGTATTAACTGATTTTGATACGTTATCAGTTGTTATTAATGGAGAACTTTTAGAAGATAAAGTTATAATATATAGAGGTCTTGGTAGTATTACGCTTGAGAATATTCCTGAAAACGATTTTAGTGTAGGATTAGAGGGTTATACTGAAAGTGTTATAGTAAAGAAAATGATAAACCCGGATATTGTTATACTTGAAGGGGAATTATCTGAGGATATTGTTTTGTCAAAAGATAATGTTTATAAAATAATCAACGATTTATACGTTCCAAAGCGTACTAAAATGTCAATCCAAACGGGATGTAACATTATTATTTCCGAGGATGTAAATATTGAGATTAGTGGATCGATGTCTATTATGGATTCAGACGATGATTTTGTTTTTTTTAGTTCAGAAAGTAATGATATACATTGGGGTGGGCTTAGGTTTGTTGATTGTGATACAAAACAAGATTTGAAAAAAAGCTTTTTTATATCTGGTGGAGGAAACCCTGAGTTTAATTTTGGACATTCTTTGAGTCAACCAGTAATCTATATTGAAAATTCAAATATTGATGTTTATCAATGCTATTTGATTGACAATCCTGGTAAAGGTTTTGGATTGCTAGACTCTGAACTAAACATTTATAATACTCTAATTTCAAGATGTGATACAGGTGGACAAGAAAATAATTCAACAGTTAAATTCTATAAATCGGACATACTTGAGATTCCCGATAGTGATCATTTAATAGATGATGATGATAATGATGGCTTTTACTTTTCAGGAGGTGTTAACTGTGAAGTAAATGAGTGTAATATTATTTTAACTGAGGATGATGCTATTGATCACAATGGAGCTGATTTGAAAATTGTTGATTGTTGGATAAGTGATATTTATCATGAAGGTGTAGCTTCTTCCAATATTAACACTTGTTATGTTTATAATACTTACTTCTCAAACTGTGATAATGGAGTCGAAGCAGGGTATGGAGCACCAGAAGTGATTGTTGATCATTGCACTTTTGAGGAGAATAATGTAGGAATAAAATTTGGGGACTCTTATGATTGGGGGTGTACAGGAACTCTGACTGTTACCAATTCCATTTGTTATAACAATGGTGATAATATACACAATTTTGATATACAAACTAATGGACCTGTTGAAGGTGCTATTGATATTACTTATTCAATTACTAATGACTCTGAATATGATAATAATATAAGTTGCTTTTCTGCGATTCCAGAATTAGATAGTTTGAAATTTATTGTTCCTGGCAGTCCAGGTTATGGACGAGGATATGATAGAAGAGATCTTGGTTTAACTGACGGGTCGATAATAAGTTCATCTGTTAAAGAGTTTTTTATTGATTGTGATCCAGAAGAATTCGAATATATCTATGAACATTATGAAGAAGATATCTATATACCCGTTAAACTAACATATAATGGGAATACATGGAATGATACACAGATGAGGATTAGGGGTGATAGTTCTAGATTATATCCAAAAAAATCTCTTAAAATTAAATTTGATCAAGATCTTTTTGAAGGTGACAGAGAAGCAATAAATCTCAATTCTGAATGGGAAGACATTACTTATATGAGGCAATATTTATCTGTCTATTTAATACAACAGAACAATTATCCGAATTTTAATGTTGATCATGCAATTATTTATCTAAATAATGAATTTTTTGGTATATATCTTTTAGTTGAGAATATGGATAATGATTTTCTTAACAACAATAATTTAAACAGTGATGGAAACTTATATAAAGCTTCAAAAGATGGTGCATCTTTGAGTATTTTCGATGATGTTAACTATCATTGGGAAAAAAAGACTAACGAAAATTCAGGAAGAGAAGATCTGCAGGAATTGATAAATAAAATTGACGAATGTAAAGATGATAATATAAAAGAATTTTTATTGACCAATTTTGATTATAACAAATTGATAGATGTTATTGCTACCAATATTTTAATTTCAAATGGAAGTACATATTATCATAACTATTATATGCTTCATGATTCAAACGATAAGTGGCAGTATCTTCACTGGGATATGGATAAAACTTTTGACTATTCAGGAGGCTTATATCTTCCGTTTTTGAGAACATCTAATTCATTGAATAACGATAATCCACTAATAGAAAAAGCCTTACGAAATGAAGATATACTCGATGATGTTTTTGACAGAATAGAATATCTTGATCAAAATATTCTGAAAGCTCCAAGAACTCAGTTTGTAATCGATAGTTTAAAGAATGTTTTATCGAGTTACATTAGTTTAGATCAGACAGATCAGATAGAAAATAATGAAGATTGGATAGATAATATTGATAACTTGAATTACTTTATCAATAACAGGTTCTCAATTCTTCAAAATCAAAAAGAAAACTTACCTAGTAATTTTGAATTATATAGAATTGATGATAATGTGCTTGATAATGTGAAATTGAGATGGGAAAAGTCCAAGTCAAATGAAAATAATTCAATCTTCTATAATTTGACTATAAGTCCAGATCAAACATTTCAATCTAATGAAACGGTTATGTATACTAATTTGACAGATACTGTATTTACTTTATCTGATATTGCATACAAAGATAAATATTACTGGACTGTAGAAGCAATTAATGGTAGCTATAATACTCAGGGGTTTGACAGTAGAAATTTTTTTAATATGGTAATTCCAACTATAGTACCAGATATCGTTGACTATGATTTTACTATGACTAAAAGTAATTCTCCATATTATTTTGATAAGGATGTTCTTTTTACTGAAAATTCGAAATTGTTTGTTGAAGCTGGAGTCGAAATTATCATAAAAGACTCTGTTAATATAAAGATAATGGGTGAATTTGTCTTTAATGGTAAAGTTGATGACACTATCAAAATCCATAACGAAGCTTCTGGCTTTGGTAAATTTGTCATAACTCAAAACAAGAATAATAATTTTTTCTCCTACACTAATTTCGATTTTCCAGTCAATAGTTATATGGATTATAACTATTTGTTTTCTATAGAGGAGTCATTTTTGAGCATTAGGAATTGTAAATTTAACACAGAAAATTCTATTCTATACGTAGAGAATAGTGAAGTAATTATTGATAGCTCATATTTTAATGAAGTTAAAAATATTGAAACATTTTCTATAAAATCATCAAAAGGAAAAATTCTTAATTCGATATTTAATGTAAGAGGTGAGATTGATCTTGAAAATTGTTATAACTTTGAGATAACTCAAAATATGATGTATTATAATTCTATAGAGGATTTTTTAAATGATGATGGAATTGATTTAGATGGCTGTAACAATATTGTTATCAGTTCAAATAATATTAGATCTTTTCCTGATAAGGGCATTTCAATTGGGAATAGCACAGGCATTTTTTCAGAATATAATATTATTGAAAAATGCAATATTGGTTCTGAAATTAAAAATGATTCTTCTGTTGAAATTGATCATAATACATTTTATGGAAACAATATTTCTATTGAGATAAAAAACGTTAGTAATCAATCTATTGAAAACCTTGTCTTAACTAACTCTATTTTAAGTAGTTCCAATATATCTGACATTGTAACTCCAGCAAATGAGAATATATCAATTAGTTATTGCCTTTCAACAGATAGCCATCTCATAGGTATTTCAAATATTTATGGAAATCCTTTGTTTGCCGATCCAATAAATAGTAATTATGCATTATCATTGAATTCTCCATGTATAGATAGCGGAGATCCTGAATATAAGTTAGATATTGATGGAAGTAAAACCGATATCGGAGCAATTCCTTTTAGGTTTTCCAAAGTAGTTATTAATGAGATAAATTATCATTCTTTGGATAATTATGATACTGGTGACTGGATAGAAATTTATAATCCGAATGAATATGATGTTTCTTTAAACAATTGGAGTTTTGCTGACTCTGATAGCAATAAATTTATAATAAAAAATATCAATCTAAAATCAAAAGAATTTCTTGTTCTGTTTGAGGATTCTACTTTGTTTCTTAATAATGTTAGCATAGAAAATAGTATTGGACCACTTAAATTTGCTCTAAAAAATAGTGGTGAAGAAATATATTTGTTTAATGAATCAAACATTATTGTTGATAATGTTTTGTATGATGATGAATCACCTTGGCCAACGGAAGCAGATGGATTGGGTTATACATTGGAATTGAAAGATCCAGAACTTGATAATTTTCAAGAAGTAAATTGGTTAGCAAGTAAAAGAGTTGGAGGTACACCAGGTAAAATAAACTCTAGCTTAATAAAAGATATTGAGAAAAACAAGCTTACTTGTTTTCCAAATCCTTTCGAAGATATTATGAATATAAAAGTAAATTTAGTGATCCCTGAAACTTTTAGATTGAAAATATTTAATGTCTATGGTCAGAGTTTACTAGATGAAGAATTTATGATGGATTCTAAAGAGTGTATATTAAAATGGGATGCAAAAATGTATTCTTCTGGCGTTTATTTCATTACATTAGAAATTGATGCAAAAATCATGGATTTATTTAAAATAGTTAAAGTAAAATAG
- a CDS encoding T9SS type A sorting domain-containing protein, whose protein sequence is MFDLSGALIDSVLYETSYPWPSEADGEGYTLELKNYDLDNSIVDSWYSSFIVGGTPGKKNSTEEMEIEAVKNSIMLFPNPFDEVVTLSINYYSEDSVIFKLYNCNGQLVNETKLQINFGSNLFHLDTSELASGVYYCFIETKKLRTTKKIVKLK, encoded by the coding sequence TTGTTCGATTTATCAGGTGCATTGATTGATTCTGTTTTATACGAAACTTCTTATCCATGGCCATCAGAAGCCGATGGAGAGGGATATACTTTAGAATTAAAAAATTATGATCTTGATAACTCTATTGTTGATAGTTGGTATTCAAGTTTTATAGTAGGTGGCACACCTGGGAAAAAGAATTCTACAGAAGAAATGGAAATTGAAGCTGTAAAAAACTCAATAATGCTATTTCCAAATCCTTTTGATGAGGTTGTTACACTTTCGATAAATTATTATTCAGAAGATTCTGTAATATTTAAACTTTATAATTGCAATGGACAATTGGTAAATGAAACGAAACTTCAAATAAATTTTGGAAGTAATCTTTTTCATCTCGATACTTCTGAATTAGCCAGTGGGGTTTACTATTGTTTTATTGAAACAAAAAAATTAAGAACAACAAAAAAAATAGTAAAGTTAAAATGA